The Natrinema saccharevitans genome includes the window GACCCGACTCATCGGTGCCCTGCCCGACGGGGCGAACCTCATTATCGACACGACGGACGTCCTCGAGCGCTGTGACACCGACGAGTACATCGAGTTCCTCAACGAACTCAAGTCGCACATGCTGGAGACGGGCAGTATCGCCGTCTTACATTGTCTGAAAGGAGAGGACGAGCCCCCGAACCGATCTCGGACCTACCACGCCGCCGACGCCGTCTTCGATCTGCGGACCGAGATCGCGGGGACCGAACTCGAGAACCACCTCACGATCCCGAAGTTCCGCGGCGGGAGTCAGCCGACCGAGGCGATCAAGCTCGAACTCACCGAGGAAGTGGCGATCGACACGAGCCGCGACATCGCCTGAGCCACGCACGGACGGCCGTCAGCACCTGTGCGGGCGTCGTGATCCGCCTCGGCTTCGCTCGTCGATTCGACACTCCGGTCTCTCCGGACGGTTCGCGGCGAAAAAGTCGATCCGCGCGTGCTCGTTGTCCGTCGGCAGCGACCGGTGAGCGGCCGGGTCCGCGGCGTCGGCTTACTCTTCCGCGCCTTCGAGTTCGTCGACGATCTCGTCGGCGTCGACGTCGGCGTCCTCGAGGGCCTCCTCGATGTCGCCGCCGCCCATACCGCCCATGCCGCCCATCATACCGCCCATGCCCATGCCACCCATGCCGTCGATGACTTCCTGGACGATGACGCGGTCGACGCCGACCTTCTCGATGATGTCCTGCCCGATCTGCTGTT containing:
- a CDS encoding RAD55 family ATPase, with protein sequence MVGRLDTGIDVLDRKLDGGLPPGCIVAYTAEPASQSELLLYELTAARGTLYLTTERDDDAVRHAIETSPSSVGSPTVRHVSGEDTLEEATRLIGALPDGANLIIDTTDVLERCDTDEYIEFLNELKSHMLETGSIAVLHCLKGEDEPPNRSRTYHAADAVFDLRTEIAGTELENHLTIPKFRGGSQPTEAIKLELTEEVAIDTSRDIA